Proteins found in one Lysinibacillus fusiformis genomic segment:
- a CDS encoding M20 family metallopeptidase, whose amino-acid sequence MEKLFALIDANYDEMVGIRRHLHQYPELSFEEVETPAYIAAFHRELGHEVREGVGERGVVAILRGGKPGKTVALRADFDALAIQEENDVPYQSKIAGKMHACGHDGHTATLLGLAKALNAMKDEIAGNVVFIHQHAEEVAPGGAKPVIEDGCLDGVDVIFGTHLWAPTPLGEILVKDGAIMAAADKVEITVQGKGGHGAEPHHSIDAVTLASQFVVNAQQLVSRRIDPLKSAVLTIGHFEAINPFNVIADRVVLAGTIRTFEEEVRTQMEQELEAVLNATCLAFGASYEYRYTRGYPPVYNHQKETEFVAQLASTVPGVEQVITCPPFMIGEDFAYYLEKVPGTFFFTGAKKPEWEKAYPHHHARFDFDERAMLIAAKTLGKATLTYLIEN is encoded by the coding sequence ATGGAAAAACTATTTGCATTAATAGATGCAAACTATGATGAGATGGTAGGGATTCGTCGTCATTTACATCAATATCCTGAATTATCCTTTGAAGAAGTGGAAACGCCAGCCTATATAGCTGCTTTTCATAGAGAATTGGGTCATGAGGTTCGTGAAGGAGTGGGAGAACGTGGTGTCGTAGCGATATTACGTGGTGGAAAGCCTGGTAAAACAGTAGCATTGCGAGCTGATTTTGACGCATTAGCGATACAAGAGGAGAATGATGTACCGTATCAATCTAAAATAGCTGGAAAAATGCATGCTTGTGGACATGATGGACATACAGCTACATTACTTGGACTAGCTAAGGCACTGAATGCGATGAAGGACGAAATTGCTGGCAATGTGGTATTTATTCATCAGCATGCAGAGGAAGTAGCACCAGGTGGAGCTAAGCCGGTGATAGAGGATGGTTGTTTAGATGGCGTAGATGTAATTTTTGGTACGCATTTATGGGCGCCTACACCATTAGGAGAAATTTTAGTGAAAGATGGAGCCATTATGGCAGCTGCAGATAAAGTAGAAATCACGGTTCAAGGGAAGGGTGGACATGGCGCAGAGCCGCATCATTCCATTGATGCTGTTACCCTTGCCTCACAATTTGTCGTCAATGCTCAACAGCTTGTTTCAAGACGTATTGATCCATTGAAATCAGCTGTTTTAACAATTGGTCATTTTGAGGCCATTAATCCGTTTAATGTTATTGCTGATCGAGTAGTATTGGCAGGAACAATTCGTACGTTTGAAGAAGAAGTACGCACACAAATGGAGCAAGAGTTAGAAGCGGTATTGAATGCGACTTGTCTGGCATTTGGGGCTAGTTACGAATATCGTTACACAAGAGGTTATCCACCTGTTTATAACCATCAGAAAGAAACAGAGTTTGTGGCACAGTTGGCGTCGACTGTCCCAGGTGTAGAGCAAGTAATAACATGTCCACCATTTATGATTGGGGAAGACTTTGCGTATTATTTAGAAAAAGTACCAGGCACATTTTTCTTCACAGGGGCGAAAAAGCCAGAATGGGAAAAGGCCTATCCGCATCATCATGCACGCTTTGATTTTGATGAACGTGCAATGCTCATAGCAGCGAAAACCTTAGGTAAAGCAACTTTAACGTATCTAATAGAAAATTAA
- a CDS encoding cell wall hydrolase, protein MKIAVIKTNDAQTALLARLMRAEAEGEGELGMLMVGNVGVNRVRGDCLDFGDIRTIEQMVYQRPGGFEATQKGYFYQRARDQDIRLAKRVIQGERFHPATRSLWFFMPAGDCPAQWYGQWNTGRFKSHCFFSPTEQDCPQI, encoded by the coding sequence ATGAAAATCGCTGTTATTAAGACGAATGATGCACAGACAGCCCTACTCGCAAGGCTAATGCGTGCCGAAGCAGAAGGTGAAGGAGAGTTGGGCATGCTGATGGTTGGGAATGTTGGCGTTAATCGTGTAAGAGGTGATTGTTTAGATTTTGGTGATATTCGAACAATTGAACAAATGGTTTATCAACGTCCGGGAGGCTTTGAGGCAACACAAAAGGGTTATTTTTATCAGCGAGCACGTGATCAAGATATTCGGTTAGCTAAAAGGGTTATTCAGGGTGAAAGATTTCATCCAGCTACCCGCTCTTTGTGGTTTTTCATGCCAGCAGGTGATTGTCCTGCACAATGGTATGGCCAATGGAATACTGGCAGATTCAAATCTCATTGTTTTTTCTCGCCAACTGAACAAGATTGTCCTCAAATTTAA
- the gerQ gene encoding spore coat protein GerQ produces MMPYYWTPTTQQQMTPPPVTLPSGRPPGREESYIENILRLNRGKPATFHFSFEHAVEQGKNTKTVRGVVEAAGRDHVIIRELKSNHRFLFPMIYFDFAEYDEEMAYFNQNP; encoded by the coding sequence ATGATGCCTTATTATTGGACACCAACAACGCAACAACAAATGACTCCTCCTCCAGTCACACTTCCAAGCGGGCGACCACCTGGCCGTGAAGAGTCCTATATAGAAAATATTTTACGATTGAATCGTGGAAAACCTGCTACCTTCCATTTTTCTTTTGAGCATGCAGTGGAGCAGGGGAAAAACACAAAAACTGTTCGTGGTGTGGTAGAAGCCGCTGGTAGAGACCATGTCATAATTCGTGAACTTAAATCCAATCATCGTTTTCTTTTCCCTATGATTTATTTCGATTTTGCTGAGTATGATGAGGAAATGGCCTACTTTAATCAAAATCCATAA
- a CDS encoding DUF423 domain-containing protein, translating to MKRFIVTGALHGLLAVAFGAFGAHALKEVLDEYSQGIWETAVQYQMFHATGLLVIGLLMSSKLLGEVKQLNLAGIFFNLGIVFFSGSLYVLAISGIKVLGAITPIGGVLFLAGWLLIILTALKHAR from the coding sequence ATGAAAAGATTTATCGTGACAGGTGCTCTTCATGGCCTATTAGCAGTGGCATTCGGTGCATTCGGTGCACATGCTTTAAAGGAAGTTTTAGATGAATATAGTCAAGGTATTTGGGAAACGGCTGTGCAATATCAAATGTTTCACGCTACTGGATTACTAGTTATTGGTCTATTAATGAGCTCTAAATTATTAGGTGAAGTAAAACAATTAAATCTAGCAGGAATATTCTTTAATCTTGGCATTGTTTTCTTTTCTGGTAGCTTATATGTGCTAGCAATAAGTGGTATTAAAGTATTGGGAGCTATTACACCAATTGGTGGTGTACTATTTTTAGCTGGATGGCTACTTATTATTTTAACTGCTCTCAAACATGCTCGTTAA